GTCGGCCACCGGGTGGCGCAGGGCGCCGACGCCTTCCAGGCCTCCGCCGACGTCACCGACCTGGTGCGCGACAGCGGCACGGGGCTGTACACGGTCGCGCAGATCAACGTGGCCATGGGCAGGTCGGCGGCCGGCGCCTGGGGCGGCTGGACGCTGGTGGTGGCGTACGAGAACCCGGCGGAGCCGCTGCGCGACCTGTCGTTGTGGGACGGCTTCGACACCCTCGACGCCGCCGCCGGGAAGGAACTGCGGCTGCTCGGGCTCGACATCCCCCCGAACGCGAGTGGCCGGGCCGGGCTCGTCGGGTACGACGGCGACCGCGGCCGAACGGGTGATTCGCTCATGTTCTCGACCGGTGGCCGGGCGGCCTCCCCGCTCACGGACCCGGTCAATCCATCTGACGATGTGTTGAACTCCACGATCAGCGAGCCGGGGGAGGCTCCGGCGGCGCGTGCACCGGCGTACGTCAACACCCTCGGCTACGACTCCGACGTGTTCGATCTCGGCGGGGGTTTGCAGCGCGGCGGTGACCAGCTGGCCGTCCGGCTCGTTTCCCCCCGGGACGCGGCGTGGGCCGGGGCGCTCTTCGTCGCCGTCGACACACGAAAGAAGCAGTCAGGCGCGTTCCCGCACGTCCCGAGCGCCACCGTGAGCGAGGAAACCGCGCCATGCACCAGCCAGAACCCGACGACAGACCCCGGGTCCTGCACCTCACCCAGCCCGTGGACGGCGGCGTCGCCCGCGTCGTGACGGACCTGGCCCGGGCCCAGCTCGCGGCCGGTCTGCACGTCACCGTCGCCTGCCCCGGCAGCCCCCTCTCCGACACCCTGCGCTCACTGGGCGCGGACGTACGCGACTGGGCGGCGACCCGGTCGCCGGGACCCTCGCTCCCCGGGGAGGTGCGGCGGCTCGGACGCCTGCTCGACGAGGTACGCCCCGACCTGGTGCACGCGCACAGCGCCAAGGCCGGACTGGCCGGGCGGCTCGCGGTGCGCGGGCGGATCCCGACCGTGTTCCAGCCGCACGCCTGGTCCTTCGAGGCGGTCGGCGGCGCCACCGCCGCCCTCGCCCTCAAGTGGGAGCGGTTCGGGGCGCGTTGGGCGGACCGGCTGGTGTGCGTGAGCGAGGCGGAGCGCACGACCGGGCTGCGCGCCCGGATCGCCGGGCGGTGGAGCGTCGTCCCCAACGGCATCGACCCCGAGCGCTTCCACCCGGCCCCCGCCGGCACCGTACGGGCCTCGCTCCTGTCCGCTCTGCCCGCGCTCGACCCGGCCGCCCCGCTGGTG
The Streptomyces sp. NBC_01485 genome window above contains:
- a CDS encoding DUF3344 domain-containing protein; the encoded protein is MRISLGSLGPTLRHATAGVLALASLWVPGGARAAGAPPASEAQRLAFAQRYHATQHGGIVRAANAAISCRAAPAAGATPVCPSVRQGKAAVNNEFDMFYVDVDVDPNTYNSSSAEVRLPQGAQVSYARLYWGGNLRVGEQKPPKDNGRVLLAEPGGEYKAVLADTVVGHRVAQGADAFQASADVTDLVRDSGTGLYTVAQINVAMGRSAAGAWGGWTLVVAYENPAEPLRDLSLWDGFDTLDAAAGKELRLLGLDIPPNASGRAGLVGYDGDRGRTGDSLMFSTGGRAASPLTDPVNPSDDVLNSTISEPGEAPAARAPAYVNTLGYDSDVFDLGGGLQRGGDQLAVRLVSPRDAAWAGALFVAVDTRKKQSGAFPHVPSATVSEETAPCTSQNPTTDPGSCTSPSPWTAASPAS
- a CDS encoding glycosyltransferase; its protein translation is MHQPEPDDRPRVLHLTQPVDGGVARVVTDLARAQLAAGLHVTVACPGSPLSDTLRSLGADVRDWAATRSPGPSLPGEVRRLGRLLDEVRPDLVHAHSAKAGLAGRLAVRGRIPTVFQPHAWSFEAVGGATAALALKWERFGARWADRLVCVSEAERTTGLRARIAGRWSVVPNGIDPERFHPAPAGTVRASLLSALPALDPAAPLVVCVGRLCRQKGQDVLLAAWPDVAAKVPGARLVLVGDGPDGERLRSRAPESVLFAGAVADAVPWYQAADLVVLPSRWEGMALAPLEALACGRPVVLTDVDGARESLPAALAPRALVPAENPAALADAVAGLLLDPPLREEFGHQGRRHVLATHDVRRTAEAVAGVYRELLTTTEGARVAPPECRESILS